In Leptospira limi, a single genomic region encodes these proteins:
- a CDS encoding chloride channel protein: MSNIRFARIKEYFPFMVRWSLIILAIAGIVGSISAFFLHALEFVSEVRENNIQLLYFLPLAGFIIGWIYHHFGSNINKGNNLLLEEIHSPSSVIPIRMTPFVLFGTLITHLFGGSAGREGTAVQMGGSIAHQLVRIIPMTRKEQESLIILGMSAGFSAVFGTPVAAAIFSIEVILVGSYRWKLFFPSLITAWLSHQVCLAWKVTHSLFPNVSFDWNFTSLVSIFLLAIVSGFVAKSFIHLLHLFSSFGKRWIFYPPIRPIFGGILLVGFFVFGLSLDYFGLGVKTIQNAFVESLPKDSFLWKLLLTTITIGFGFKGGEVTPLFFIGATLGNLFASLDPIHLALFASVGFISVFSGATNTPLACAIMGMELFGYECGILYLVVTQIAFIFSGHASIYSSQIIAKRKLFQSEKDVGKRISDL; this comes from the coding sequence ATGAGTAACATTCGTTTCGCACGAATCAAAGAATATTTTCCTTTTATGGTTCGTTGGTCACTCATCATCCTTGCGATTGCTGGAATTGTGGGAAGTATCTCTGCTTTCTTTTTACATGCTTTAGAATTTGTCTCCGAGGTAAGAGAAAACAACATTCAACTTTTATACTTTTTACCATTGGCCGGTTTTATCATTGGTTGGATTTACCATCATTTCGGTTCAAACATTAATAAAGGAAACAATCTACTCTTAGAGGAAATCCATTCGCCAAGTTCAGTGATCCCCATTCGGATGACTCCATTTGTTTTATTTGGGACTCTCATCACGCATTTATTCGGTGGATCAGCGGGTAGGGAAGGGACCGCAGTCCAAATGGGAGGATCCATTGCCCACCAATTGGTTCGGATCATCCCTATGACTCGGAAGGAACAAGAGAGCCTAATCATTTTAGGTATGAGTGCTGGTTTTTCTGCTGTATTTGGTACACCGGTCGCCGCTGCCATTTTTTCCATTGAAGTGATTTTGGTTGGTTCCTATCGTTGGAAACTTTTTTTCCCTTCCCTCATCACTGCGTGGTTATCACACCAAGTTTGTTTGGCTTGGAAAGTAACTCATTCCCTCTTTCCGAATGTTTCCTTTGATTGGAATTTTACATCCTTAGTAAGTATCTTTTTGCTTGCGATTGTTTCTGGTTTTGTGGCCAAGAGTTTCATTCATCTCCTCCATTTATTTTCTTCCTTTGGAAAAAGATGGATTTTCTACCCTCCGATTCGGCCTATCTTTGGGGGTATCCTCTTAGTTGGATTTTTTGTGTTTGGCTTGAGTTTGGATTATTTTGGGCTCGGTGTAAAAACCATTCAAAACGCATTTGTGGAATCATTACCAAAGGACTCCTTTCTTTGGAAACTCCTCTTAACTACCATTACCATTGGCTTTGGATTTAAAGGAGGTGAAGTAACTCCCCTTTTTTTCATAGGCGCTACACTTGGAAATTTATTTGCTTCACTTGATCCGATCCATCTCGCATTATTTGCGAGTGTTGGATTTATCTCTGTTTTTTCAGGAGCAACCAATACACCTTTGGCATGTGCCATTATGGGGATGGAATTATTTGGTTATGAATGTGGGATTCTCTATTTGGTCGTAACGCAGATTGCCTTCATCTTCTCAGGCCACGCTAGCATCTATTCCTCTCAAATCATCGCCAAACGGAAATTATTTCAATCCGAAAAGGATGTTGGAAAGCGAATTTCGGATTTGTAA
- a CDS encoding aldo/keto reductase, whose product MHMSELKITSTIATNQSISVPLLGLGVWKSRPKECYEAVKAALESGYRHIDTAAIYGNEADVGKAIGDSGIPRSEIFLVTKLWNADQGYDEAQKAIDVSLSKLGTDYVDMYLIHFPVSGKRKDSWKALEKIQKEGKAKSIGVSNFMIPHLEELLQDSQIVPAMNQVEYHPFLQDLPLKEYCEKNGILLEAYSPLAHGQKLEDERVTNLAKKYNKTNAQILIRWSLQSGNVVIPKSKNPIRIKENADVYDFSLTPVDMKEINHWNENFRTCWDPTTVV is encoded by the coding sequence ATACACATGTCTGAACTAAAAATTACTTCAACAATTGCGACAAACCAATCGATTTCTGTACCCTTACTTGGATTAGGTGTTTGGAAGTCTCGACCCAAAGAATGTTATGAAGCAGTAAAAGCCGCCCTGGAATCAGGTTACCGTCACATTGATACTGCTGCAATATATGGAAACGAAGCAGATGTAGGGAAAGCCATTGGAGATAGTGGTATCCCTCGAAGTGAGATATTTTTAGTCACAAAATTATGGAATGCAGACCAAGGATATGACGAAGCTCAAAAAGCTATTGATGTATCGTTAAGTAAACTGGGAACAGATTATGTAGATATGTATTTGATCCATTTTCCTGTTTCAGGGAAACGGAAAGATTCTTGGAAAGCTTTGGAGAAAATCCAAAAAGAAGGGAAGGCAAAGTCAATCGGGGTAAGTAATTTTATGATCCCTCACTTAGAAGAATTATTACAAGATTCCCAAATTGTTCCAGCCATGAACCAAGTCGAATACCATCCTTTTTTACAAGACTTACCTTTAAAAGAATACTGTGAAAAAAATGGGATATTATTAGAAGCTTATAGTCCATTAGCGCATGGACAAAAATTAGAAGATGAAAGGGTTACGAATTTAGCGAAAAAGTACAATAAAACCAATGCACAGATTCTGATTCGCTGGTCGTTACAATCTGGAAATGTTGTGATTCCAAAATCAAAAAATCCAATTCGTATCAAAGAAAATGCAGATGTGTATGATTTTAGTTTAACACCAGTGGATATGAAAGAAATCAATCATTGGAATGAAAACTTTAGAACTTGTTGGGATCCAACGACGGTTGTTTAG
- a CDS encoding lysophospholipid acyltransferase family protein, with the protein MGKLQFFVVLCYAIPVLVILFPIGLTFSYLFKITKLDRWSNRINNFLGYFWYRSFFILTGRKLDFSQGNWNPNGNNRFLICNHTNALEVPLIVSLPYLTKSKDVRLSYLGGDIIQRYKIIPLMMHKTIVEAVIYSERKPNFRNFKTDVLRVLKTRSIFLYPEGERTFTEDIQPFQTGVMKIAYKFNIDLDVFVVSGFMGYSNLQEYQHLTKSKTIYFHFCGSILAKDYPTFEEYLAKAETLMKEKKQILETKEKKFILQN; encoded by the coding sequence ATGGGCAAACTTCAATTTTTTGTCGTCTTATGTTATGCAATTCCTGTTTTAGTAATCCTATTTCCAATTGGTCTGACTTTTTCTTATCTATTTAAGATAACAAAACTGGATCGATGGTCTAACCGAATTAACAATTTTTTAGGATATTTTTGGTATCGTTCTTTTTTCATCTTAACTGGTCGAAAACTTGATTTTTCACAAGGAAATTGGAATCCAAATGGGAACAATCGTTTTCTCATTTGTAACCATACGAATGCATTAGAAGTACCGTTAATTGTTTCGTTACCTTATCTCACCAAATCGAAAGATGTTCGTCTCTCATACTTAGGTGGTGATATCATTCAAAGGTATAAAATCATTCCACTCATGATGCATAAAACAATCGTGGAAGCTGTTATTTATTCCGAGAGAAAACCAAATTTTCGAAATTTTAAAACTGATGTTCTACGTGTTTTAAAAACTAGATCCATTTTTTTATATCCAGAAGGGGAACGAACGTTCACGGAGGATATCCAACCATTCCAAACTGGTGTGATGAAAATTGCTTATAAATTCAATATTGACTTAGATGTGTTTGTCGTCAGTGGTTTTATGGGGTATTCCAATTTGCAAGAATACCAACACCTAACAAAATCAAAAACGATATACTTCCATTTTTGTGGTTCGATATTAGCAAAAGATTATCCAACCTTTGAAGAATATCTTGCTAAGGCCGAAACCTTGATGAAAGAAAAAAAACAAATTTTGGAAACAAAGGAAAAAAAATTTATCCTCCAAAATTAA
- the xerA gene encoding site-specific tyrosine recombinase/integron integrase, with protein MTLPALEVQIPEHFPQVMADLFRSYRTYLKIEKNYSEHTLFAYLRDLKFFFEFCLKEEIDILSVDVLDVRAYFSDLKSTKKQDKRTQSRKLSSLRTFYKFLFREEKIGANPILQVSFPKTKKKLPKNFTPIETEDILDYEDPEKKEVLGKRDKAIVEVLYSTGLRVFELVNAKLSDLNEELTSLKVMGKRRKERFVFIGPEAREALKDYLEERGNSGPDEIFLNQRGGKLTTRGIRYILAERRSVMGMEKAITPHKFRHTFATDLLNAGADIRAVQELLGHSSLSSTQVYLSVSRDRLKEVYRNAHPHAKK; from the coding sequence ATGACCCTGCCAGCCCTCGAAGTCCAAATTCCCGAGCATTTTCCCCAAGTAATGGCGGATTTATTTCGCAGTTACCGCACCTACTTAAAAATTGAAAAAAATTATTCAGAGCATACCTTATTTGCTTATTTACGAGATTTGAAATTTTTCTTTGAGTTTTGTCTAAAAGAAGAAATTGATATATTGAGTGTTGATGTTTTGGACGTGAGGGCTTACTTTTCTGATTTAAAATCCACTAAGAAACAAGACAAACGAACACAAAGTCGCAAACTTTCATCGTTACGTACGTTTTATAAATTTTTATTCAGGGAAGAAAAAATTGGAGCCAATCCAATCTTACAGGTGAGTTTTCCTAAAACCAAGAAGAAGTTACCTAAAAATTTCACACCAATTGAAACAGAAGACATTCTGGATTATGAAGATCCTGAAAAAAAAGAAGTCCTTGGAAAACGGGACAAAGCCATTGTGGAAGTTTTGTATAGCACAGGCCTTCGTGTGTTCGAATTAGTCAATGCAAAGTTAAGTGACTTGAATGAGGAGTTAACATCTCTTAAAGTGATGGGAAAACGAAGGAAAGAAAGATTTGTTTTCATTGGACCTGAAGCAAGAGAAGCTCTCAAAGATTATTTGGAAGAACGTGGGAATAGTGGTCCCGATGAAATCTTTTTAAACCAACGTGGTGGAAAATTAACAACTCGTGGGATTCGTTATATTCTAGCGGAACGTAGGTCTGTGATGGGTATGGAAAAAGCAATTACTCCTCACAAGTTTAGACATACCTTTGCTACTGATTTATTGAATGCAGGTGCTGATATTCGCGCCGTACAAGAGTTACTTGGTCATTCTTCTTTGTCATCTACACAGGTGTATTTGAGTGTTTCGAGAGACCGATTGAAAGAAGTGTATCGAAATGCGCATCCGCATGCGAAGAAATGA
- a CDS encoding ATP-dependent Clp protease ATP-binding subunit: MKQYDSNVQGALDIAQTEAIRRQNTEITPYHLVWGFMTLPTSVSGKALLKYKSTVDEFLKKQARASGEIPFESLRTSPKLAQWFTMASSRAAENGREELKEADFLKFLPQILPELKINYEDLNIKETDEEVPNFLVNLNDLAKEGKLDPVIGRSKEIRSVMEILGRRSKNNPVLVGSAGVGKTAIVEGLAEQIVKGRVPDVLKGKTIYSLDMGQLMAGTKYRGEFEEKLTALLRYIKGQAGEAILFIDEIHQLVGAGKTEGAMDAANLLKPALARGELHCIGATTGDEFQKYILGDQALERRFRAVPVNEPSKEDAIEILMGIRDKHEIHHGIKISDEAIYASVLLSDQYITDKFLPDKAIDLVDEAASALKLSAEAMPTELVELESEIRSKKIYSQVEKKNEDILKEIEVLEKKFQEGKQVWEKEVNSLKQIASIKNKIDRVKFDLDAAQQRADYTEASRLKYAVLPELEKELSGFQNSWILERNHIAAVIARQTGIPVEKILKTKQENLLHLEEDLNSVVYGQKESIREIADTLLTSYAGISSETRPLGSFLLKGPTGVGKTETAKAIAKFLFDQETNLVRLDLSEYSEKHSVAKLIGAPAGYVGYDEGGILTEAIRRKPYSVVLFDEVEKAHPDFSDILLQILDEGRLTDNKGRTINFKNTIVILTTNSKNIEADFKPEVLGRLDAILTYHSLDSSIMEKLIEKQLRMLNERLKVKGISVELSESTEHILREQGFDPKFGARPLGSVFNRIVNRPLAKAILSGTLAEGRYRADWNGDDLQFAPIPELVGSKK, encoded by the coding sequence ATGAAACAATATGACTCAAACGTCCAAGGAGCTTTGGACATTGCACAGACAGAAGCAATTCGCAGGCAAAATACAGAAATCACTCCTTACCACTTGGTATGGGGATTTATGACCTTACCCACTTCTGTTTCAGGAAAGGCGTTACTGAAATATAAATCTACAGTTGATGAATTTTTAAAGAAACAAGCGCGGGCCTCAGGAGAGATTCCTTTCGAATCACTTCGTACATCTCCAAAACTTGCCCAATGGTTTACCATGGCATCGTCCAGAGCTGCTGAGAATGGAAGGGAAGAGCTGAAGGAAGCAGATTTTCTGAAATTTTTGCCTCAGATTTTGCCGGAGTTAAAGATCAACTATGAGGATTTGAATATCAAAGAGACCGACGAAGAAGTACCAAATTTTCTTGTGAATCTCAATGATTTGGCGAAAGAAGGAAAATTGGATCCTGTAATAGGTCGAAGTAAAGAAATCAGATCAGTAATGGAAATTTTGGGTAGAAGGTCCAAAAACAATCCGGTGTTAGTTGGGAGTGCTGGAGTTGGAAAGACGGCAATCGTTGAGGGTCTAGCAGAACAAATTGTAAAGGGAAGAGTTCCTGATGTATTAAAAGGGAAAACCATTTATTCTCTTGATATGGGCCAATTAATGGCTGGAACAAAATACAGGGGTGAATTTGAGGAAAAACTAACGGCACTTTTGCGGTATATTAAAGGACAAGCTGGTGAGGCAATTTTGTTTATCGATGAAATCCACCAATTGGTAGGGGCTGGGAAAACAGAAGGTGCTATGGATGCAGCCAACTTACTGAAACCAGCTTTGGCAAGAGGTGAACTCCATTGTATTGGAGCAACGACAGGTGATGAATTTCAAAAATACATCCTTGGTGACCAAGCATTAGAAAGAAGATTTCGTGCTGTGCCTGTAAACGAACCAAGTAAAGAGGATGCCATTGAAATTCTAATGGGAATACGTGATAAACATGAAATTCACCATGGGATTAAAATTTCTGATGAGGCTATTTATGCATCAGTTCTTTTGTCCGACCAATACATCACTGATAAGTTTTTGCCAGACAAAGCGATCGATTTGGTGGATGAAGCTGCATCGGCTTTAAAACTTTCCGCAGAAGCAATGCCAACAGAACTCGTGGAACTAGAGAGTGAAATCCGCTCAAAAAAAATCTACTCTCAAGTAGAAAAGAAAAACGAGGATATTCTTAAGGAAATTGAAGTTTTAGAGAAAAAGTTCCAAGAAGGAAAACAAGTTTGGGAAAAAGAAGTCAATTCTTTGAAACAAATTGCTTCGATCAAAAATAAAATAGATCGAGTAAAATTTGATTTAGACGCCGCACAACAGCGAGCAGATTATACGGAAGCTTCTCGATTAAAATACGCAGTTTTACCTGAATTGGAAAAAGAACTAAGTGGATTTCAAAATAGTTGGATTTTAGAACGTAATCATATCGCTGCTGTGATCGCAAGGCAAACTGGGATACCAGTAGAAAAAATTCTAAAAACCAAACAAGAGAATTTACTCCACTTAGAAGAAGATCTAAATTCAGTTGTGTATGGTCAAAAAGAATCCATTCGAGAAATTGCAGATACTTTGTTAACTTCTTATGCAGGTATCTCTTCAGAGACAAGACCACTTGGATCTTTTTTGTTAAAGGGTCCAACTGGTGTTGGTAAAACTGAAACTGCAAAAGCAATTGCGAAGTTTTTATTTGACCAAGAAACCAATTTGGTTCGTTTAGATTTGAGTGAATACTCTGAAAAACACTCTGTTGCGAAACTAATTGGTGCTCCTGCTGGGTATGTAGGTTATGATGAAGGTGGAATATTAACAGAAGCCATTCGAAGAAAACCTTACTCAGTTGTGTTATTCGATGAAGTAGAAAAAGCACATCCAGACTTTTCCGATATATTACTTCAAATTTTAGATGAAGGTAGACTTACCGACAACAAAGGTAGAACCATCAATTTTAAAAACACAATTGTGATTCTAACTACCAATTCAAAAAATATTGAAGCCGACTTTAAACCGGAAGTACTAGGAAGGTTGGATGCAATTTTAACCTATCATTCGTTGGATTCTTCCATCATGGAAAAATTGATCGAAAAACAATTACGTATGTTAAACGAGCGATTGAAAGTGAAAGGAATCTCTGTCGAACTTTCGGAAAGTACAGAGCATATTCTGAGAGAGCAGGGTTTTGATCCAAAATTTGGAGCACGACCATTAGGTAGTGTCTTCAATCGAATTGTGAATCGACCTTTGGCGAAAGCAATCCTATCGGGAACCCTGGCGGAGGGAAGATACCGAGCAGATTGGAATGGCGATGATTTGCAATTTGCTCCAATCCCAGAGTTAGTAGGATCCAAAAAATAA
- a CDS encoding PAS domain S-box protein has protein sequence MTLIADKSILLVEDEAILALYEKNQLEQGGYKVTHVPSGENAIQLVIKDDNPFDLILMDIDLGKGLDGTETATHILNHREIPIVFLSSHTEREIVKKTESITSYGYVVKNSGFTVLDASIKMAFKLFEANELTKSKKEHLETVLHSIGDGVIATDRDGKVIRINPVAEKLTGWSHEDGFGREINEVFNIINVKTRQKVENPVEIVLKTNSVVALANHTVLIAKNGTEFQISDSGSPIKDLNGDTKGVVLVFRDITAEYNVQSQIAKQANMLDNVLDAVIGTDFTQKINYWNKAAEKIFLWKAEEVYGKNILEILKTKYDTFSHQQVIEKVNLEGSFIGEVVQEAKDGSARNIEINLVLLNDESDLPIGYIFVARDISDRLKALKQILESEAKLTQIIDSAMDAIISIDNSKKIVLFNGAAEKMFGYESKEIMGKPLDQLIPENFRKQHDKHIDQFGKTGVSRRAMGALGQISGLRFNGEEFPIEASISQISVNGEALYTVILRDVSVRTISESRIQRLLHEKENILKEIHHRVKNNMSSLFTLLTLQAKSQDNSVQTILYEAAGRIKSMIVLYDKLYHSETDNSVSIQDYFPSICTEIVSIFPKNVEVKLDILQDTIELNAKLLSSVGIILNELITNSMKHAFAETSMPEIQLRIFKSQNLLFLEYSDNGAGIPESISFQNTPGFGLQLIGMLVEQIEGKIHIERNNFPKFVLELKI, from the coding sequence ATGACCCTCATAGCAGACAAATCCATCTTACTTGTAGAAGATGAAGCTATTTTAGCTCTCTATGAAAAGAACCAATTGGAGCAAGGTGGTTACAAGGTAACACATGTTCCTAGTGGTGAAAATGCAATTCAATTGGTGATCAAAGATGATAATCCTTTTGATTTGATTCTTATGGACATTGATTTGGGCAAAGGGTTGGATGGAACGGAAACTGCCACTCATATCCTCAATCATAGAGAAATCCCAATTGTTTTTTTATCTTCCCATACGGAAAGGGAAATCGTTAAAAAAACAGAGAGTATCACTTCCTATGGCTATGTAGTGAAAAATTCTGGATTCACTGTATTAGATGCATCTATCAAAATGGCATTCAAACTTTTTGAGGCCAATGAACTTACAAAAAGTAAAAAAGAACATTTAGAGACCGTGTTACACTCGATTGGTGACGGAGTGATCGCAACTGACAGGGATGGCAAGGTAATCAGGATCAATCCAGTTGCTGAAAAATTGACAGGTTGGAGTCATGAAGATGGATTTGGACGTGAGATCAATGAAGTCTTTAATATCATCAATGTCAAAACACGCCAAAAAGTTGAAAATCCAGTTGAGATTGTACTAAAAACAAATTCAGTTGTCGCTTTAGCAAACCATACGGTATTAATTGCTAAAAATGGAACAGAATTCCAAATTTCTGACTCAGGTTCTCCTATCAAAGATCTAAATGGTGATACAAAAGGTGTTGTTTTAGTTTTTCGAGACATCACTGCTGAATATAATGTGCAAAGTCAAATCGCCAAACAAGCAAATATGTTGGATAATGTATTGGATGCGGTGATAGGAACTGATTTTACGCAAAAAATCAATTATTGGAATAAGGCCGCTGAAAAAATTTTCCTTTGGAAAGCGGAAGAAGTTTATGGGAAAAATATTTTAGAGATACTAAAAACTAAGTATGATACTTTCTCACACCAACAAGTGATCGAAAAAGTCAATTTAGAAGGAAGTTTCATTGGAGAAGTAGTCCAGGAAGCAAAAGATGGAAGTGCCAGAAATATAGAAATTAATTTAGTACTATTGAACGATGAATCGGATCTTCCGATAGGTTATATATTTGTTGCAAGGGATATTTCTGATCGTTTAAAAGCACTCAAACAAATCCTCGAATCAGAAGCAAAATTAACTCAGATCATTGATTCAGCGATGGATGCTATCATCAGTATCGATAATTCAAAAAAAATTGTTTTGTTCAATGGAGCAGCAGAAAAAATGTTCGGTTATGAATCGAAAGAGATCATGGGAAAACCTTTAGACCAACTCATTCCAGAAAATTTTCGAAAACAACATGATAAACATATTGATCAGTTTGGTAAAACTGGTGTTAGCAGAAGGGCGATGGGAGCATTGGGTCAAATTAGTGGACTTCGATTCAATGGCGAAGAATTTCCAATTGAAGCTTCTATTTCCCAGATATCTGTAAATGGCGAAGCATTATATACTGTAATTTTAAGAGACGTTAGTGTAAGGACTATATCCGAATCCAGAATCCAGAGATTGTTACACGAAAAAGAAAACATCCTAAAGGAAATACATCATCGTGTAAAAAATAATATGAGTTCTTTGTTTACCTTACTTACCTTACAAGCAAAGTCACAAGATAATTCGGTCCAAACAATTCTTTATGAAGCTGCTGGTAGAATCAAAAGTATGATTGTATTGTATGATAAACTCTATCATTCAGAAACAGACAATAGTGTCTCCATTCAGGATTATTTTCCTTCTATCTGTACGGAAATTGTTTCAATTTTTCCTAAGAATGTGGAAGTGAAACTTGATATACTACAAGATACGATCGAGTTAAATGCAAAATTACTATCTTCTGTTGGAATCATTTTAAATGAACTGATTACAAATTCAATGAAACATGCTTTTGCAGAAACTTCAATGCCTGAAATTCAACTCAGAATTTTTAAATCACAGAATCTATTGTTTTTGGAATACTCTGATAATGGCGCAGGTATCCCTGAATCTATTTCATTTCAGAACACTCCTGGTTTTGGTTTACAATTGATTGGAATGCTTGTAGAACAAATTGAAGGAAAAATTCACATTGAAAGGAACAATTTTCCTAAGTTTGTATTAGAGCTTAAAATTTAA
- a CDS encoding FecR family protein, which produces MKKLVILFLLTLTFSQCEKFSFGQKDSKDETAGAVVTFLQGQVVLMKEGKETFANLGDVVKPGDRILSKLGKVDLQTYRGEVIRIKENSDVLFRDLAGDKQPNTELFILAGNLLVKSVKLKANQNLSISSPTMVAGVRGTIFSFELEKGSVPKVKVYEGAVAVAFKTGPKLVELNDGLSKENYDQLVKTLEENEIVLESGETMEVNPSLNEMVYIINAKMAASSITKDELAGLTDLYKGISKVESPVTPKEKAEAETLVAIDNSLVQKQVENKAENQAVTQEIVENIEKEHESKRNEALTNITTEAEKMGLQNEEDIQNHYSVLETIHKSNGEVLSGAVVAQLGDIFIVHSTKGVFQLKVDDIEYVEYKNFKVLTKTKK; this is translated from the coding sequence ATGAAAAAATTAGTTATACTTTTCCTTCTCACTCTTACTTTCTCCCAATGCGAGAAATTTTCTTTTGGGCAAAAAGATTCAAAAGATGAAACTGCTGGTGCAGTTGTTACCTTTTTACAAGGCCAAGTGGTCCTGATGAAGGAAGGTAAGGAAACGTTTGCAAACCTAGGTGATGTGGTAAAACCTGGTGATCGGATTTTATCAAAACTAGGGAAAGTGGACTTACAAACCTACCGTGGTGAAGTCATTCGGATCAAAGAAAATTCCGATGTATTATTTCGAGATTTAGCAGGTGATAAACAACCGAATACCGAGCTCTTTATCTTGGCAGGAAACCTCTTAGTCAAATCTGTTAAATTAAAAGCGAATCAAAATTTATCCATCTCATCTCCAACCATGGTGGCGGGTGTTAGAGGAACTATCTTTTCCTTTGAATTGGAAAAAGGTTCCGTTCCAAAAGTAAAAGTATACGAAGGGGCAGTTGCTGTTGCCTTTAAGACAGGTCCAAAACTAGTGGAACTGAATGATGGTCTTTCCAAAGAAAACTATGACCAATTGGTGAAAACCTTAGAAGAAAATGAAATTGTCCTTGAATCAGGTGAAACCATGGAAGTGAATCCTTCCCTAAATGAAATGGTTTATATCATCAACGCAAAAATGGCAGCCTCTTCCATCACAAAAGATGAGTTAGCTGGATTGACAGATTTATATAAAGGGATTTCAAAAGTTGAAAGTCCAGTGACTCCAAAAGAAAAAGCGGAAGCAGAGACCCTTGTTGCGATTGATAATTCACTTGTGCAAAAACAAGTGGAAAACAAAGCAGAAAACCAAGCCGTTACCCAAGAAATTGTGGAAAACATTGAAAAAGAACATGAGAGCAAACGTAACGAAGCGTTGACTAACATCACGACAGAAGCAGAGAAAATGGGCCTTCAAAACGAAGAAGACATCCAAAATCATTACAGTGTCTTAGAAACGATCCATAAATCAAATGGTGAAGTTTTATCGGGTGCAGTGGTGGCTCAGTTAGGTGATATTTTTATCGTGCATTCCACCAAAGGAGTTTTCCAACTAAAAGTGGATGATATTGAATACGTAGAATATAAAAATTTCAAAGTGCTAACAAAAACCAAAAAATAA
- the recA gene encoding recombinase RecA, translating to MKKEKADKAQDKETDQRKQAIDAALGQIEKQFGKGSIMRLGADTRMAEMNVVSTGSLDLDIALGIGGFPSGRIIEIYGPESSGKTTLTLSAIAETQKKGGIAAFIDAEHALDPSYAKKLGVNVDDLLVAQPDNGEEALEICESLVRSNAIDLIVIDSVAALVPKAEIEGDMGDSHMGLQARLMSQALRKLTGTISKSSTTVIFINQIRMKIGVMFGSPETTTGGNALKFYASIRLDIRRIETLKEKEEPVGNRVRVKVVKNKCAPPFRQAEFDIMYANGINRESSLIDLAVRHDLVAKAGSWYSYNSEKIGQGKEQVRNFFLENPDIAFKIENQVRDLNGLPLLDQAKIQTREVKSIERDPKETKETKSKQPVSFSTEGDGDIAVGE from the coding sequence ATGAAAAAAGAGAAAGCTGACAAAGCACAAGACAAAGAGACCGACCAAAGAAAACAGGCCATTGATGCGGCCCTAGGCCAAATTGAGAAACAATTTGGAAAAGGATCCATTATGCGTCTCGGTGCCGACACACGTATGGCTGAGATGAATGTAGTTTCCACTGGATCTTTGGACCTCGACATTGCTTTGGGGATCGGCGGTTTTCCATCTGGTCGAATCATTGAAATCTATGGTCCAGAATCTTCGGGAAAAACGACTCTTACCTTATCTGCCATTGCGGAAACGCAAAAAAAAGGAGGCATTGCTGCCTTCATCGATGCAGAACACGCACTTGATCCATCTTATGCAAAAAAACTTGGTGTCAACGTAGACGACCTTCTCGTCGCCCAACCAGACAATGGGGAAGAAGCACTTGAAATCTGCGAGTCACTCGTTCGTTCCAATGCAATTGATCTCATCGTCATCGACTCTGTTGCGGCGCTCGTACCAAAGGCGGAGATTGAAGGGGATATGGGTGATTCTCATATGGGTCTGCAAGCTCGACTCATGTCACAAGCGCTCCGTAAATTAACAGGAACCATTTCCAAATCTAGTACAACTGTTATCTTTATTAACCAAATCCGTATGAAAATTGGTGTGATGTTCGGAAGTCCTGAGACCACTACTGGTGGTAATGCATTAAAATTCTATGCATCGATCCGACTCGACATTCGTCGCATTGAAACACTCAAAGAAAAAGAAGAACCAGTTGGTAACCGTGTAAGAGTGAAGGTGGTCAAAAATAAATGTGCACCTCCATTCCGTCAGGCGGAATTTGACATCATGTATGCTAATGGTATCAATCGTGAAAGTTCACTGATTGACTTGGCAGTTCGCCATGACCTAGTCGCAAAAGCCGGATCTTGGTATTCTTATAATAGTGAAAAAATTGGCCAAGGTAAGGAACAAGTAAGGAACTTCTTCTTAGAAAATCCAGACATTGCTTTTAAAATTGAAAACCAAGTGAGAGATCTCAATGGATTGCCATTACTCGACCAAGCGAAGATCCAAACACGCGAAGTGAAATCGATTGAGAGAGATCCAAAGGAAACGAAAGAAACAAAATCTAAACAACCCGTAAGTTTCTCTACCGAAGGGGACGGAGATATCGCCGTAGGCGAATGA